AAAGAGAAGTAAAAAGTAAAAAGGAGAAACATTAAAGATGTTAGCTGCGACAAAACTCAGGGCGGGTATGACGATTATCTTCAAGAACGAGCCCTGCACGGTGCTGAGCGTAACGCACTTAACGCCCGGCAATAAGCGGGGGATCGTGCAGACGAAGCTCCGAAATCTAAAGACCGGCACGGGTTTCGAGAACAGGTTCCGCTCGGACGACAAGATAGAGAGGGCCGTCCTCGAGCAGCACGAGATGGAGTACCTCTACGAGAGCGGGGACGAGTACGTATTCATGAACACCGCCGACTACGAGCAGCTCTCTCTAAGCGGCGATACCCTCGGGGGTAACGTCGACTACCTGGTGTCGAACGTCAAGTTCACCATCGAGTTCTTCGACGGGAAGCCCGTCGGGGTGGAGCCGCCGAAGGTGGTGGAGATGAAGGTTGTGGACACCCCGCCCGATATGAAGGGCGCTACGGCGTCGTCCTCGGGAAAGCCCGCCACGCTAGAGACGGGCCTCAAGGTGACGGTCCCTCCGTTCGTCGAGACCGGCGAGCTCATAAGGGTCGATACCGAGGAGGGCAGGTACATAGAGAGGGCCAGGGGGTAGGGGAAAAGTAGAAAACAATGGAAGGAGGTTGGACCTATGAAAGGCGTTCAGTTTATTGTAGATGACAGTGGGAAGAAAACAGGTGTGCTGATTGATTTAAAAAAACATGGTGAACTGTGGGAAGACTTTTTCGATAGCTTGATTGCAAGGGTACGTGCCGGGGAGCCTCGCGAATCTCTTGAGTTTGTCAGGAAAAAGCTGAGGAAGCAAGGGAAGTTGAATGGGTGATTACACCATCGGCTTTGCCCGCCCAGCTCGAAAAGAACTTGAAGCTCTGGATTCCGTGGTTGTAAGACGAATCTTTCCCAGGATAGAAGCTCTTGCCGGAACGCCTCGCCCGGCAGGCTGTCGTAAGTTGCAGGGAGAAAATAATCTGTGGCGTATCCGTATCGGCGACTACCGGGTGATTTATGCGATATACGACAAAGATACGCATATAGATATTATAGCCGTCCGTCATAGAAGCGAGGCATATAAATAGATTGAAAAGGGGTATATGTACCGGTGCCCCCTTTTAGCGTTGTGGTAATTTCTCTTCAAGTATCCTGCCCTTTAACAGAACCCAGATTGAAACTACCGCTTATAAGTGATAAATTGGGCCTATGGCCCTCGACGAAAAGATAAAGTCCCTGCCCCCCTCCCCCGGGGTCTATATGATGAAGGGGCCGAGGGGGGTGGTCCTCTATATCGGCAAGGCAAAGAACCTCCGCGCCCGGGTGCG
This window of the Thermodesulfobacteriota bacterium genome carries:
- the efp gene encoding elongation factor P; this encodes MLAATKLRAGMTIIFKNEPCTVLSVTHLTPGNKRGIVQTKLRNLKTGTGFENRFRSDDKIERAVLEQHEMEYLYESGDEYVFMNTADYEQLSLSGDTLGGNVDYLVSNVKFTIEFFDGKPVGVEPPKVVEMKVVDTPPDMKGATASSSGKPATLETGLKVTVPPFVETGELIRVDTEEGRYIERARG
- a CDS encoding type II toxin-antitoxin system RelE/ParE family toxin, with amino-acid sequence MGDYTIGFARPARKELEALDSVVVRRIFPRIEALAGTPRPAGCRKLQGENNLWRIRIGDYRVIYAIYDKDTHIDIIAVRHRSEAYK